Proteins from one Phaenicophaeus curvirostris isolate KB17595 chromosome 18, BPBGC_Pcur_1.0, whole genome shotgun sequence genomic window:
- the NKAIN4 gene encoding sodium/potassium-transporting ATPase subunit beta-1-interacting protein 4 isoform X1, with amino-acid sequence MGCCTGRCTLIFLCTLQLLAALERQVFDFLGYQWAPILANFLHIIIVILGLFGTIQYRPRYIVVYAIWTAIWVTWNIFIICFYLEVGGLSKDSELLTFNISRHQSWWSENGPGCVRKEASMSGIKGLDGHSYISVIGCALEYRYIEVMHSSFQILIALVGFVYACYVVSVFTEEEDSFDFIGGFDPFPLYHVNEKPTNLLFKQTYLPA; translated from the exons CTCGCTGCATTAGAGAGGCAAGTGTTTGATTTCCTGGGATACCAGTGGGCCCCCATCCTAGCCAACTTCCTCCACATCATCATTGTTATCCTCGGCCTCTTTGGCACTATTCAATACAGACCTCGCTACATAGTGGTG TATGCCATCTGGACTGCAATTTGGGTCACCTGGAACATCTTCATCATCTGCTTTTACTTAGAAGTGGGAGGGCTCTCAAAG GACAGCGAACTCCTGACATTTAACATCTCCCGGCACCAGTCATGGTGGAGTGAAAATGGACCTGGCTGTGTAAGGAAGGAAGCTTCAATGTCTGGCATCAAAGGGCTGGATGGCCATTCCTACATCTCTGTGATAGGCTGTGCCCTGGAGTATCGATACATCGAGGTCATGCACAGCTCCTTCCAGATCCTGATCGCA CTGGTGGGCTTTGTCTATGCCTGTTACGTTGTTAGTGTTTTTACAGAAGAAGAAGACAGCT ttgatttCATTGGTGGATTTGATCCATTTCCTCTCTACCATGTCAatgaaaaacccacaaaccttTTGTTCAAGCAGACATACCT
- the NKAIN4 gene encoding sodium/potassium-transporting ATPase subunit beta-1-interacting protein 4 isoform X2, with protein sequence MGCCTGRCTLIFLCTLQLLAALERQVFDFLGYQWAPILANFLHIIIVILGLFGTIQYRPRYIVVYAIWTAIWVTWNIFIICFYLEVGGLSKDSELLTFNISRHQSWWSENGPGCVRKEASMSGIKGLDGHSYISVIGCALEYRYIEVMHSSFQILIALVGFVYACYVVSVFTEEEDSFDFIGGFDPFPLYHVNEKPTNLLFKQTYL encoded by the exons CTCGCTGCATTAGAGAGGCAAGTGTTTGATTTCCTGGGATACCAGTGGGCCCCCATCCTAGCCAACTTCCTCCACATCATCATTGTTATCCTCGGCCTCTTTGGCACTATTCAATACAGACCTCGCTACATAGTGGTG TATGCCATCTGGACTGCAATTTGGGTCACCTGGAACATCTTCATCATCTGCTTTTACTTAGAAGTGGGAGGGCTCTCAAAG GACAGCGAACTCCTGACATTTAACATCTCCCGGCACCAGTCATGGTGGAGTGAAAATGGACCTGGCTGTGTAAGGAAGGAAGCTTCAATGTCTGGCATCAAAGGGCTGGATGGCCATTCCTACATCTCTGTGATAGGCTGTGCCCTGGAGTATCGATACATCGAGGTCATGCACAGCTCCTTCCAGATCCTGATCGCA CTGGTGGGCTTTGTCTATGCCTGTTACGTTGTTAGTGTTTTTACAGAAGAAGAAGACAGCT ttgatttCATTGGTGGATTTGATCCATTTCCTCTCTACCATGTCAatgaaaaacccacaaaccttTTGTTCAAGCAGACATACCT GTAG